A window from Sphingobium sp. EM0848 encodes these proteins:
- a CDS encoding pilus assembly protein CpaE — MNAPWRPGATGQRDPFHAFVCDDHSFDLLRVVAAEMGWAPEKVSKGGMRNAVQSLSVTASPQILFIDMSESGDPLGDINSLAEVCEPGTVVIAAGQVNDVRLYRDLLASGIQDYLLKPFGADQLRDALAQAQAVFFAPRDAAPEHPHMTTAVIGTRGGVGASSLATSLAWLMSEKKKRSTALLDLDVHFGTNALAMDLEPGRGLTDAIENPSRIDGLFIERAMVRASDHLAILSAEAPISQPMLTDGGAFYQLLEEFRAAFECSIIDLPRNMLIQHPHLMSDVNVAVVVSELTLAAARDSIRILSWLKTNAPQTRVLVVANRVHAGSLEITRKDFEQSIERKVDILVPFDLKVAAQAAKLGKTLAETAKGSKVGASCAAMLDAVLGAVEEGEADDNGAPAKKGDSLLGKISDLKSMIPSRRKDKNSA, encoded by the coding sequence ATGAATGCTCCCTGGAGACCCGGCGCGACCGGCCAGCGTGATCCCTTCCACGCCTTCGTCTGCGACGATCACAGCTTCGACCTGCTGCGCGTGGTCGCGGCCGAAATGGGCTGGGCACCGGAAAAGGTGAGCAAGGGCGGCATGCGCAACGCCGTGCAGAGCCTGTCCGTCACCGCCTCGCCCCAAATCCTGTTCATCGACATGTCGGAAAGCGGCGATCCGCTGGGCGACATCAACAGCCTGGCCGAAGTGTGCGAACCGGGCACGGTCGTCATCGCGGCGGGCCAGGTCAATGACGTGCGCCTCTATCGCGACCTTCTGGCCAGCGGCATTCAGGATTATCTGCTCAAGCCCTTCGGCGCCGACCAGTTGCGCGACGCGCTGGCACAGGCTCAGGCGGTGTTTTTCGCGCCCCGCGACGCGGCGCCCGAACATCCGCACATGACCACCGCGGTCATCGGCACGCGCGGCGGCGTCGGCGCATCCAGCCTCGCCACCTCGCTCGCCTGGCTGATGAGCGAGAAGAAGAAGCGCTCGACCGCGTTGCTCGACCTCGACGTTCATTTCGGCACCAATGCACTGGCGATGGACCTGGAGCCGGGCCGCGGCCTGACCGACGCCATCGAGAATCCCAGCCGCATCGACGGGCTGTTCATCGAACGCGCGATGGTCCGCGCCAGCGACCATCTGGCGATCCTGTCGGCCGAAGCGCCGATCAGCCAGCCGATGCTGACCGATGGCGGCGCCTTCTATCAGTTGCTGGAAGAATTTCGCGCCGCCTTCGAATGCAGCATCATAGACCTGCCGCGCAATATGCTGATCCAGCATCCCCACCTGATGAGCGACGTGAATGTCGCCGTGGTGGTCTCGGAACTGACGCTGGCGGCGGCGCGGGATTCGATCCGCATCCTTTCCTGGCTCAAGACCAATGCACCGCAGACACGCGTGCTGGTGGTCGCCAACCGCGTCCATGCCGGTTCGCTGGAAATCACCCGCAAGGACTTCGAACAGTCGATCGAGCGCAAGGTCGACATCCTTGTCCCCTTCGACCTCAAGGTCGCGGCGCAGGCGGCGAAGCTGGGCAAGACGCTGGCGGAAACGGCCAAGGGCAGCAAGGTCGGCGCTTCCTGCGCCGCGATGCTCGACGCCGTGCTGGGCGCAGTGGAAGAAGGCGAGGCCGATGACAATGGCGCGCCGGCGAAGAAGGGCGATTCCCTGCTGGGCAAGATCAGCGATCTCAAGAGCATGATCCCCTCGCGCCGCAAGGACAAGAATTCGGCGTGA
- a CDS encoding CpaD family pilus assembly protein: MASLSRKNIVRFGALALMALPLAACQTDQGANRSVESIHQPIVSHTAFTFDVAAGPDGGMTNAEARRLDDWFVSIGLGYGDQVAIATDTASYSPSLRDGIADVVARHGMLVGEDSSAAAGVAPQGAVRLVVRRAVARVPGCPDWSDKAETDQQMGASKNFGCGVNGNLAAMVANPEDLVRGQTTDSELRTATSNRAISTYREKAPTGAGDLKSQYGGK; the protein is encoded by the coding sequence ATGGCTTCTCTGTCCCGCAAAAATATCGTCCGCTTCGGCGCCCTTGCCCTGATGGCGCTGCCGCTCGCCGCCTGCCAGACCGACCAGGGCGCCAATCGCAGCGTCGAATCGATCCATCAGCCGATCGTCAGCCATACCGCCTTCACCTTTGACGTCGCAGCCGGCCCGGACGGCGGCATGACCAATGCGGAGGCCCGTCGCCTGGACGACTGGTTCGTGTCGATCGGCCTTGGCTATGGCGATCAGGTCGCGATCGCGACCGACACCGCCAGCTACAGCCCCTCGCTGCGCGATGGCATTGCCGATGTCGTCGCCCGCCACGGCATGCTGGTGGGAGAGGACAGCTCGGCCGCCGCCGGCGTCGCGCCGCAGGGCGCCGTCCGCCTGGTCGTGCGCCGCGCGGTCGCCCGCGTGCCGGGCTGCCCCGACTGGTCGGACAAGGCCGAAACCGACCAGCAGATGGGTGCCTCCAAGAATTTCGGCTGCGGCGTGAACGGTAATCTCGCCGCCATGGTCGCCAACCCGGAGGATCTGGTCCGCGGCCAGACCACCGACAGCGAGCTGCGCACGGCCACGTCGAACCGCGCGATCTCGACCTATCGCGAAAAGGCCCCGACCGGCGCGGGCGATCTCAAGTCGCAATATGGAGGCAAGTGA
- a CDS encoding type II and III secretion system protein family protein — protein sequence MKGFPVHATGTARPLLGPAIALGLAIAAAAVPTAALNAAPVSMQDNAILMSVGSSKVINLPAKMSDVVIGNPDVVDVHVRSQNQLYLIAKKAGETTVFATATNGKVLFSGTVRVGNNLASVDEMLKLAMPNADIAVNKMNGMVLLTGTIAAPEDAAEAERLTQAFVGKEVTVVSRLRTATPLQVMLQVKVSEVARDIGHKIGMNLAAFGSGAGSFSGYIGRSSRDFVTRTVTKPTISPAVRNPDGSISPPFMSLPGSTEWKFNQPTDGSTTLGFVAKMLGMDVAGALDLAESSGLATTLAQPNLTSLSGETASFLAGGEFPYTVSNGTQGNSLEWKQYGVQLAFTPTVLADGRISLRVRPTVSTLDFSILQSQPALKTRTAETTVELGSGQAFMIAGLISADTGNTIDKVPGLGNLPILGSLFKSRQFQRNETELVIVVTPYLVKPMNASDVRLPTDGFRNANEGQGLFLQQGQDGVSGARAAMPRHAPEGPVPMPGPQSSVTPPPVVRDSGKRSKDAAPGFSF from the coding sequence ATGAAGGGGTTTCCTGTTCACGCCACGGGCACGGCCAGGCCGCTGCTCGGCCCGGCCATCGCGCTGGGGCTGGCGATCGCCGCCGCCGCCGTACCGACCGCCGCCCTCAACGCCGCGCCCGTTTCGATGCAGGACAATGCGATCCTGATGTCGGTTGGCAGCAGCAAGGTCATCAACCTGCCCGCGAAAATGTCCGACGTGGTGATCGGCAACCCGGATGTGGTCGACGTCCATGTCCGCTCGCAGAACCAGCTTTACCTGATCGCGAAGAAGGCGGGCGAAACCACCGTCTTCGCGACGGCGACCAACGGCAAGGTGCTGTTTTCCGGCACGGTGCGCGTCGGCAACAACCTGGCCAGCGTCGATGAGATGTTGAAGCTGGCGATGCCCAATGCCGACATTGCGGTTAACAAGATGAACGGCATGGTCCTGCTGACCGGCACCATTGCCGCGCCGGAAGACGCGGCCGAAGCCGAGCGCCTGACCCAGGCCTTCGTCGGCAAGGAAGTGACCGTGGTGAGCCGTCTGCGCACCGCGACGCCGCTGCAGGTCATGTTGCAGGTGAAGGTGTCGGAAGTGGCCCGCGATATCGGGCACAAGATCGGCATGAACCTGGCGGCTTTCGGCAGCGGCGCCGGTTCCTTTTCGGGTTATATCGGCCGATCCTCACGGGATTTTGTTACGCGTACCGTGACGAAGCCGACGATCAGCCCCGCAGTGCGTAACCCGGACGGCTCCATTTCACCGCCCTTCATGTCGCTTCCAGGCTCAACCGAATGGAAGTTCAACCAACCCACCGACGGCTCCACGACCTTGGGCTTTGTCGCCAAAATGTTGGGCATGGATGTTGCGGGTGCGCTCGATCTCGCGGAATCGAGCGGTCTTGCAACCACCCTCGCCCAGCCGAATCTGACCTCGCTTTCAGGTGAAACCGCCAGCTTCCTGGCAGGCGGCGAGTTCCCCTATACCGTCAGCAACGGCACGCAGGGCAACAGCCTGGAATGGAAGCAATATGGCGTGCAACTCGCCTTCACGCCGACGGTGCTGGCCGATGGCCGCATCTCCCTGCGCGTCCGTCCGACGGTATCCACGCTCGACTTCTCCATCCTGCAAAGTCAACCGGCCCTGAAAACCCGTACCGCCGAAACCACGGTGGAACTCGGCTCCGGCCAGGCCTTCATGATCGCAGGCCTGATAAGCGCAGACACCGGCAACACGATCGACAAGGTTCCGGGCCTCGGCAACCTGCCGATCCTGGGTAGCCTGTTCAAGTCACGCCAGTTCCAGCGCAATGAGACGGAACTGGTCATCGTCGTCACCCCCTATCTGGTGAAGCCGATGAACGCATCGGACGTGCGCCTGCCGACCGACGGCTTCCGCAACGCCAATGAGGGCCAGGGCCTGTTCCTGCAACAGGGCCAGGACGGCGTCAGCGGCGCCCGCGCCGCGATGCCGCGCCACGCGCCCGAGGGGCCGGTCCCCATGCCGGGACCGCAGAGTTCGGTCACGCCGCCGCCCGTCGTCCGTGACTCTGGCAAGCGTTCGAAGGACGCCGCGCCGGGCTTCAGCTTCTGA
- the cpaB gene encoding Flp pilus assembly protein CpaB, with product MDAKKIVLLVGALIIAVTTALLARNMLSSSGTPQAGASSMPVEADQPHVLVATKALPVGTILDAESFRFQPWPKDLIEQAYYLKGQSDPQKLVGSVVRTAISAGQPMTLGSVIKPGDRGFLAAALGPGMRAVTVPVSATNSVAGFVFPGDRVDLVLTQSVNGGGDGDPLKVSETILRNLRVLATDQRMDALGADGKPVVQTYSNVTIEVTPKIAEKIAVAQTIGSLSLSLRSLADNSSELDAAIAGSDVDLPDGSNPHAEKTMLASIATRPVDKGGTYSTGADVSRYQRSSVPAKPMQALPAGGAPMGGAPANIIVSQGPVIRVARGTNVTVVPVGGK from the coding sequence ATGGATGCCAAGAAGATCGTGCTGCTGGTGGGGGCGCTGATCATAGCGGTCACTACAGCATTGCTTGCACGCAACATGCTGAGTTCGTCGGGAACGCCTCAGGCAGGCGCGTCGTCCATGCCGGTCGAGGCGGACCAGCCCCATGTGCTGGTCGCGACCAAGGCGCTGCCCGTGGGCACCATCCTCGACGCGGAAAGCTTCCGTTTCCAGCCCTGGCCCAAGGATCTGATCGAACAGGCCTATTATCTCAAGGGCCAGTCCGATCCCCAGAAACTGGTGGGCAGCGTCGTGCGCACCGCCATTTCAGCGGGCCAGCCGATGACGCTGGGCTCGGTCATCAAGCCGGGTGATCGCGGCTTCCTGGCCGCCGCGCTCGGGCCGGGGATGCGCGCCGTGACCGTGCCGGTGTCGGCCACCAATTCGGTCGCGGGCTTCGTCTTTCCGGGCGATCGCGTCGACCTCGTCCTGACTCAAAGCGTCAATGGCGGCGGCGACGGCGATCCGCTCAAGGTCTCCGAAACCATCCTGCGCAACCTGCGCGTGCTCGCCACCGACCAGCGCATGGATGCGCTGGGCGCGGACGGCAAGCCTGTCGTTCAAACCTATTCCAACGTCACTATCGAAGTGACGCCCAAGATCGCGGAGAAGATCGCGGTCGCCCAGACCATCGGCTCGCTCTCGCTCTCCCTGCGCTCGCTGGCCGACAACAGCTCGGAACTGGATGCGGCCATTGCGGGCAGCGATGTGGATCTGCCCGACGGCAGCAATCCCCATGCCGAAAAGACAATGCTGGCCAGCATCGCCACCCGCCCGGTCGACAAGGGCGGCACCTATTCCACCGGCGCCGACGTCTCGCGCTATCAGCGCAGCAGCGTCCCCGCCAAGCCCATGCAGGCCTTGCCCGCAGGCGGCGCTCCCATGGGTGGCGCACCCGCCAATATCATCGTCAGCCAGGGCCCTGTGATCCGCGTCGCCCGCGGCACCAATGTGACCGTCGTTCCGGTCGGGGGGAAGTAA
- a CDS encoding prepilin peptidase, whose product MNGDIFRLALIGALAVLLIVASVTDLRSRIISNRLNLCVAGLAPLWWLACGLPLWPGMAVQLLVALIVFILFAILFAFGCMGGGDVKLLGALALWFPWQATLSMLMLMAVLGGFVTIITVVHHRMTRRLGQPQIPYGIAISCAALWLLGERYINQFA is encoded by the coding sequence ATGAACGGGGATATTTTCAGATTGGCGCTGATCGGCGCCCTGGCCGTGCTGCTGATCGTGGCATCCGTAACGGATCTTCGGTCGCGCATCATTTCGAACCGCCTGAACCTGTGCGTTGCCGGACTGGCGCCGCTCTGGTGGCTGGCATGCGGACTGCCGCTCTGGCCGGGCATGGCGGTGCAACTGCTGGTCGCTCTGATCGTGTTCATCCTGTTTGCGATACTCTTTGCCTTTGGCTGCATGGGCGGGGGCGACGTGAAGCTGCTGGGTGCGCTGGCGCTCTGGTTCCCGTGGCAGGCGACCCTGTCGATGCTGATGCTGATGGCGGTGCTGGGGGGCTTCGTCACCATCATAACCGTCGTGCACCATCGCATGACCCGGCGGCTGGGGCAGCCGCAAATCCCCTATGGCATAGCCATATCGTGCGCCGCGCTTTGGCTTCTTGGCGAACGATATATTAACCAATTTGCGTGA
- a CDS encoding alpha/beta fold hydrolase has translation MPPMDSPRLVAPPFDRRAWPMDGRLDYWSAPDGWPVRRYRLGTGARGRMLVLGGRGDMIEKYLEVIQHWAARGWAVTSFDWRGQGGSGRLTDDLLCGHIEDFGQWIADLNAFAADWRAQGEGPAVMVAHSMGGHLLLRALLEGMVAPDAAVTVAPMMGVHSAPLPRWLAVAIAETMCASGFGRKQAWTQKEESERQRRMRQKRLTHDPDRYADELWWREHSRDVALGSPSWRWVEQALHSTHRLATRPGLERISVPLLMLAAENDQLVSTPAIRRTAARIPGARLHVYGHEAAHEILRELDLVRLDALARIDGFLDEVAPR, from the coding sequence ATGCCGCCGATGGATTCGCCCCGCCTCGTTGCCCCGCCTTTTGATCGTCGTGCCTGGCCCATGGACGGGCGGCTGGACTATTGGTCCGCGCCCGATGGCTGGCCGGTGCGGCGTTACCGGCTCGGCACTGGCGCGCGCGGGCGGATGCTGGTGCTGGGCGGCCGGGGCGACATGATCGAGAAATATCTCGAGGTGATTCAGCATTGGGCTGCGCGCGGCTGGGCCGTCACCAGCTTCGACTGGCGCGGACAGGGCGGGTCGGGGCGGCTGACCGACGATCTGCTCTGCGGCCATATCGAGGATTTCGGCCAGTGGATCGCGGACCTGAATGCCTTTGCCGCCGATTGGCGTGCGCAGGGGGAGGGGCCGGCGGTGATGGTCGCGCACAGCATGGGCGGGCATTTGCTGCTGCGTGCGTTGCTTGAGGGCATGGTGGCGCCCGATGCCGCAGTGACGGTGGCGCCGATGATGGGCGTGCATAGCGCGCCTCTGCCGCGCTGGCTGGCGGTGGCGATTGCCGAGACGATGTGCGCTTCGGGCTTCGGGCGGAAGCAGGCCTGGACGCAGAAGGAAGAGTCGGAACGCCAGCGGCGCATGCGGCAGAAGCGGCTGACCCACGACCCGGACCGTTATGCCGATGAACTTTGGTGGCGCGAACATAGCCGGGACGTGGCGTTGGGATCGCCGAGCTGGAGATGGGTGGAGCAGGCGCTTCATTCGACCCACAGGCTCGCCACCCGGCCGGGGCTGGAGCGGATATCGGTGCCGCTGTTGATGCTGGCGGCGGAGAATGACCAGCTCGTGTCGACTCCGGCCATCCGAAGGACGGCGGCGCGGATTCCGGGCGCGCGTCTGCATGTCTATGGGCATGAGGCGGCGCATGAAATCCTGCGCGAGCTGGACCTGGTGCGGCTGGATGCATTGGCCCGGATCGACGGCTTTCTGGATGAAGTCGCGCCCCGATGA
- a CDS encoding FAD-binding oxidoreductase — translation MNRPDIVIVGGGIAGTSLGAVLAERARVLLLEMEPSAGYHATGRAVSFWEETYGGLAVQPLTTASGPMLAAPDPDFSTSAFLSPRRTLHVGRAGDAAARDRLLAEFGGKVALHPVDPAGLVPGLRPDWTLGVLEPGVCDIDVAALHQAWLRRFRRLGGEIRLGTPLRRAEARDGGWRIETDDGAIDCGLIVNAAGAWADDVAKACGVAPIGITPLRRTVVQLRVPAMPSADLPLVMDLASQFYFKPEGEGRIWLTPHDEVPSPPCDAAPEELAVAEAIARFEAVVDWPVAAVERKWAGLRSFSRDRAPVYGFDPAEPGFFWFAGQGGFGIQTSPAAALLAGSLLRREAPPHAVAGIDASTYSPARFR, via the coding sequence ATGAACCGGCCCGATATCGTCATTGTCGGGGGCGGGATCGCCGGAACGAGTCTGGGCGCGGTGCTGGCGGAGCGCGCGCGCGTGCTGCTGCTGGAGATGGAGCCGAGCGCGGGCTATCACGCCACCGGGCGGGCGGTTTCCTTCTGGGAGGAGACTTATGGCGGGCTGGCGGTCCAGCCCTTGACGACGGCTTCCGGACCGATGCTGGCCGCGCCCGATCCCGACTTTTCGACAAGCGCCTTCCTGTCGCCGCGCCGGACGCTCCATGTGGGGCGGGCGGGCGATGCGGCGGCGCGGGACCGGTTGCTGGCGGAATTTGGCGGTAAGGTGGCCTTGCACCCGGTCGATCCGGCCGGGCTGGTGCCGGGCCTGCGGCCCGACTGGACGCTGGGCGTGCTGGAGCCGGGGGTTTGCGACATAGACGTGGCGGCGCTGCATCAGGCCTGGTTGCGGCGGTTCCGGCGCTTGGGCGGAGAGATTCGGCTGGGGACGCCGCTACGACGGGCCGAGGCGCGGGACGGTGGCTGGCGGATCGAAACGGACGATGGCGCGATCGACTGCGGCCTGATCGTCAATGCGGCGGGCGCCTGGGCGGACGATGTCGCCAAAGCTTGCGGGGTGGCGCCGATCGGTATTACGCCCTTGCGGCGGACGGTGGTGCAGTTGCGCGTGCCCGCCATGCCTTCGGCGGACCTGCCGCTGGTCATGGACCTCGCCTCGCAATTTTATTTCAAGCCCGAGGGGGAAGGGCGCATCTGGTTGACCCCGCATGACGAGGTGCCGTCCCCGCCCTGCGACGCCGCGCCGGAGGAACTGGCGGTGGCCGAGGCGATTGCCCGGTTCGAGGCGGTGGTGGACTGGCCGGTCGCGGCGGTGGAACGCAAATGGGCTGGCCTGCGCAGCTTTTCCCGCGATCGGGCGCCGGTCTATGGTTTCGATCCTGCGGAACCGGGCTTCTTCTGGTTCGCGGGGCAGGGGGGATTTGGCATTCAGACGTCACCGGCGGCGGCGCTGTTGGCGGGGAGCCTGCTGCGGCGCGAGGCGCCTCCGCACGCCGTCGCCGGTATCGATGCGTCTACCTATTCTCCGGCGCGGTTTCGGTAG
- the rnhA gene encoding ribonuclease HI has translation MSDLPQVEIFTDGACKGNPGPGGWGAVLRFGDKEKEISGGEAQTTNNRMEMMAAVQALETLKRPCQVTLYTDSKYVMDGITKWVFGWQKNGWKTADRKPVKNAEIWQLLVKAAARHKVTWQWVKGHAGHPENERADQLACAAAESFRT, from the coding sequence ATGAGCGATCTGCCGCAGGTCGAAATCTTCACAGACGGCGCGTGCAAGGGCAATCCCGGCCCCGGCGGCTGGGGCGCGGTGCTGCGCTTTGGCGACAAGGAGAAGGAAATCTCCGGCGGCGAGGCACAGACCACCAACAACCGCATGGAAATGATGGCGGCGGTGCAGGCGCTGGAAACCCTGAAACGCCCCTGTCAGGTGACGCTTTATACCGACAGCAAATATGTGATGGACGGCATCACCAAATGGGTCTTCGGCTGGCAGAAGAACGGCTGGAAGACAGCGGACAGGAAGCCGGTCAAAAATGCCGAAATCTGGCAGTTGCTGGTGAAGGCCGCAGCCCGCCACAAGGTGACGTGGCAATGGGTGAAGGGCCATGCCGGCCATCCGGAAAACGAACGCGCCGATCAGCTGGCCTGCGCCGCGGCGGAGAGTTTTCGGACATAG
- the thrB gene encoding homoserine kinase, producing the protein MAVYTQVPAEEIDAFLTRYEAGRLVSAKGIAEGVENSNYLLETTGADGTGHRYILTLYEKRVDEADLPFFMDLLDHLGARGCLVPRFIADREGKRLQQLAGRPACLIEFLTGISVTEPTVGQTRAAGAALGAMHRAAEGFTAERRNALDLPGWHDLAAKCGDDFDRIAPALGARVRQELAFLDAHWPADLPHSVIHADLFPDNVLMLGDEVTGLIDFYFSCTDIRAYDLAVTHSAWCFSNDGATWFAERAAALGAGYAATHGLSEAERAAFPVLCRGAALRFLLTRAYDWINTPADALVTRKDPLAYLRRLDFYASADPADLLGA; encoded by the coding sequence ATGGCCGTCTACACCCAGGTTCCCGCCGAAGAGATCGACGCTTTTCTCACCCGCTACGAGGCCGGACGACTCGTCTCCGCCAAGGGCATTGCGGAAGGGGTGGAGAACAGCAATTATCTGCTCGAAACCACCGGCGCCGACGGTACTGGCCACCGCTACATACTGACGCTCTATGAAAAGCGCGTCGATGAGGCGGACCTGCCCTTCTTCATGGACCTGCTCGACCATCTGGGTGCGCGCGGATGTCTGGTGCCGCGCTTCATCGCGGACCGGGAGGGCAAGCGGCTCCAGCAGCTCGCCGGGCGCCCGGCCTGCCTGATCGAATTTCTGACCGGCATCTCCGTCACCGAACCGACCGTGGGCCAGACCCGCGCGGCGGGCGCGGCGCTGGGCGCGATGCACCGGGCGGCGGAGGGCTTCACCGCAGAGCGCCGCAATGCGCTGGACCTGCCCGGCTGGCACGATCTGGCGGCGAAATGCGGCGATGATTTCGACCGGATCGCCCCTGCCCTCGGCGCGCGGGTCCGTCAGGAACTTGCCTTTCTGGACGCGCACTGGCCCGCCGACCTTCCCCATTCGGTGATCCATGCCGACCTCTTTCCCGACAATGTGCTGATGCTGGGGGATGAGGTGACGGGCCTCATCGACTTTTATTTCAGTTGCACCGACATCCGCGCCTATGATCTGGCGGTCACGCACAGCGCCTGGTGCTTCAGCAATGATGGCGCGACCTGGTTCGCGGAGCGCGCGGCTGCCTTGGGCGCGGGCTATGCGGCCACGCACGGCCTGTCCGAAGCCGAGCGAGCCGCTTTCCCGGTCCTCTGCCGGGGCGCCGCGCTACGCTTCCTGCTGACGCGGGCCTATGACTGGATCAACACGCCCGCCGATGCGCTGGTGACGCGCAAGGACCCGCTGGCCTATCTGCGCCGTCTCGATTTCTACGCCAGCGCCGACCCGGCGGATCTGCTCGGCGCATGA
- the ispH gene encoding 4-hydroxy-3-methylbut-2-enyl diphosphate reductase, which produces MTPLSPLKLLIAAPRGFCAGVDRAITIVERAIEKYGAPVYVRHEIVHNKYVVDSLKAKGAIFVEELDQVPDGLPVVFSAHGVPKAVPAKAEERGLDYLDATCPLVSKVHRQAERQVEAGRHILFIGHKGHPEVVGTFGQVDEGHMTLIETVEDAEAFTPADPDNLAFLTQTTLSVDDTAAIMATLQRRFPTIHAPRGEDICYATSNRQAAVKAIAANCDALYVIGAPNSSNSVRLVEVAEREGTPARLIGRADDIDFAWLKGVRTLGLTAGASAPEILVREVVNRISERFSVTEEQVETTRENISFKLPRGLEAA; this is translated from the coding sequence ATGACCCCCCTTTCGCCCCTGAAGCTTCTGATTGCGGCCCCGCGCGGCTTTTGCGCCGGTGTCGACCGCGCGATCACCATCGTCGAGCGGGCAATCGAGAAATATGGCGCTCCGGTCTATGTCCGGCATGAAATCGTCCATAACAAATATGTGGTCGACAGCCTGAAGGCGAAGGGCGCGATCTTCGTGGAAGAGCTGGATCAGGTGCCCGACGGCCTGCCGGTGGTCTTTTCCGCCCATGGCGTGCCCAAGGCGGTCCCGGCGAAGGCGGAGGAACGCGGCCTGGACTATCTCGACGCGACCTGCCCGCTGGTCAGCAAGGTCCACCGCCAGGCCGAACGCCAGGTGGAGGCAGGGCGCCATATCCTCTTCATCGGCCATAAGGGGCATCCCGAAGTCGTCGGCACCTTCGGACAGGTCGACGAAGGCCACATGACGCTGATCGAGACGGTCGAGGATGCCGAGGCCTTCACGCCCGCCGATCCCGACAATCTTGCCTTCCTGACGCAGACGACGCTCTCGGTCGACGATACCGCCGCGATCATGGCGACGCTCCAGCGCCGCTTCCCCACGATCCATGCGCCCAGAGGCGAAGACATCTGCTACGCCACTTCCAACCGGCAGGCGGCGGTGAAGGCGATCGCGGCCAATTGCGACGCGCTCTATGTGATCGGCGCGCCCAACAGCTCCAATTCGGTGCGGCTGGTCGAAGTGGCCGAACGCGAAGGCACCCCCGCCCGCCTGATCGGGCGCGCCGACGATATCGATTTCGCCTGGTTGAAGGGGGTTCGCACCCTGGGCCTCACCGCCGGCGCCTCCGCACCCGAAATACTGGTGCGCGAAGTGGTGAACCGGATAAGCGAACGTTTTTCAGTGACGGAAGAGCAGGTGGAAACCACCCGCGAAAACATCTCCTTCAAACTCCCCCGCGGACTGGAGGCCGCGTAA